One Prodigiosinella aquatilis DNA window includes the following coding sequences:
- a CDS encoding SDR family NAD(P)-dependent oxidoreductase produces the protein MQNIVFITGATSGFGRAAAHHFAAQGWSLILTGRREERLKALADELSTQVPTHIAVLDVRDAHAVQMLVAGLPETFKAVKTLVNNAGLALSPQSAQAVALEDWHTMIDTNVTGLVNVTHALLPTLIKTGKGASIINIGSIAGQWPYPGSHVYGASKAFVKQFSYNLRCDLQGTGVRVTDLAPGIAETEFTLVRTKGDQSASDRLYRGTTPLTADDIAEQIFYVATLPDHMNINRIEVMPVRQAWSAFAIDRDPV, from the coding sequence ATGCAGAATATTGTGTTTATTACCGGCGCGACGTCTGGGTTTGGTCGCGCCGCAGCGCATCACTTTGCCGCACAGGGTTGGTCATTGATCCTGACCGGACGGCGTGAGGAGCGGCTCAAAGCACTGGCCGATGAACTTTCCACACAGGTGCCGACCCATATTGCCGTACTGGATGTACGCGATGCCCACGCAGTACAGATGCTAGTAGCTGGGCTGCCAGAAACCTTCAAAGCGGTGAAAACACTGGTGAACAACGCCGGGCTGGCACTGTCGCCACAATCCGCGCAGGCGGTGGCGCTGGAAGACTGGCACACCATGATCGATACCAACGTCACCGGGCTGGTCAACGTGACTCACGCGCTGCTGCCAACACTGATTAAAACCGGCAAAGGGGCCAGTATTATTAATATCGGCTCGATTGCCGGACAATGGCCCTATCCTGGCAGCCACGTGTATGGCGCGTCCAAAGCCTTTGTGAAACAGTTCAGCTATAACCTGCGCTGCGATCTGCAAGGCACGGGGGTACGCGTTACCGACCTGGCCCCCGGCATTGCCGAAACCGAGTTCACGCTGGTACGCACCAAAGGCGATCAATCCGCATCGGATCGGTTGTACCGCGGCACCACGCCACTGACGGCGGACGATATCGCTGAACAGATTTTTTATGTCGCCACACTGCCCGACCATATGAACATCAACCGCATTGAAGTAATGCCGGTACGTCAGGCGTGGTCAGCATTCGCCATTGACCGCGATCCGGTGTAA